AAAAGCACGTATTGGACGAAGGCTGTGTACGGAAAACCGAAGAGGAGGATAAAAGTAGCAGCGGCAGCTGAGGCTCGTCTCCATAAAGCCCCGAGCAGAAAGACAACCGATATGGGAGCGGCCACCCACGCACCTACATTCTGAATTAAAAGAAAGACCCCGTACTTTCCTCGCGCCAGCCAAAGAGAAAGCAGCACTGCGAGGATTAGGATGACGAAAGAACTCCAGCGTCCTACTTTGACCAAGTGGAGGTCCGTGGCTCTAGGCCGTAGTAGAGGATGATAAAGATCGATCGTGAAGATAGTGCTGGACGAGTTCACAACCGAAGAAAGATGTGAGAGGAGGGCACTTGCAATGCCCGCCATCACAATCCCCGCGAGACCAGCAGGAACCAGCGTTTTGACCAGAGTGGGATACGCCAGATCGGGATCAGGAAGGCTGGGAAAGAGCTTAAACGCCACAATACCGGGAACAACGACGAGAAATGGGAGAAGGATCTTCATAAAGCCAGCAAAGATCACACCCATGCGCGCATCCCATTCCGTCCGTGCACCTAGGCAGCGCTGCACAATGAATTGGTTGGTGCAGTTGTACCAGATGCCGATGGAGAGGAAGAGTGTGAAGACGCCAAACCACGGATAGGTCGGATCGTTCAATGGATAGATGATTTTGAATTTATACGGTTCAGCGTGCATGAGTGCAAGAACGCCGCCGGTCCGCACCAGGCCAGTGATTGCAACGATTGCGCCCCCCGTCATTAAGACAAGAAACTGGAGAAAGTCGGTCCACGCTACGGATGCGAGGCCGCCATAGATCGTGTAACTTCCCGCAAGCAGCGCGAGGCCAAGAATGCTATAAAGCGGATCGATACCAAACATTCCTTCAAGGGCCTTCGCTCCTGCAAGCATGACGACAGACATCTGGGCCACGATCCAGAGCACCAGCGAGGCGATTGCAAAGATGTAGCGGCAGGTTTTGTTATAGCGTCGCTCAAGAAACTCCGGCATGGTGTAGATGCCACCCCGAAGATAATACGGCAGGAAGATCCATAGCAGCACGGAGAGTGTGAACCAGTTGCCCCACTCCCACTGCGCCACGACGAATCCTGCGGCATAGGCTGCTCCAACCATGCCGATAAAGTGCTCCGTACTGATATTGGCGGCGATGATGGAGCCGCCGATAGCGTACCAGGGAAGGCTTTCTCCAGCGAGGAAATACCCGCGTGAGCCATTGGTGGCGCGGCGCGCAGCCAATAGGCCGATCAGCACATTGACGAGTAGATACGCGGAAAAAAGCAGTTTATTTAGGAGTGTGCCGAACATAAGTGTTTCTTACTCCCAGGTCATCCTGTGGGCTACGATAGCCACGCGTCGATGTTCTCTTGCACAAATGCATCATCAATGAGGTGAGGATAGGTTTGGATCACACGATCCAACTCCTTTGCCTGTCCGGGCGAGAGGTCTTCCTCGGGGTTTAGACACCATCTTCCCGCGAGCAAACCCTGCCTGTGCAAAACTTCATTAATGCCAGGAATGCAGCCATGGAAGTTATTTGCCGCGTCGAAGAGTACTGCGTTCATGTCAGTCACTTCTGCATTAAGAAGAAGCCACTTGGGATCGATCGAGCCTGAGGATTCGGCTACCTTGCGCAGTTCGCGATACAGCTCCACCGCACGCGCAGTCCAGACTGCCCAATGGCCTAGCAGGCCACCTCTGATTTGAAGACTTTTGTTGTTGAAGCGGAAGCGGGATAGCAAGTCTATAACGATGTGGTCGTCGTTGCCAGTGTAGAGTGCGATCTCTTCAGCGCGGCCCGACTCCGCCACGCCGCGAAGCACATCCTGTGTTGCATAACGGTTGAATGGAGCGATCTTGATGCCAACGACGCTTTCAACAGAGGCGAAGGCCCTCCAGAACTTAAGAGGAAGATGCTGTCCTCCAACCGCGGGCTGCAGATAGAAACCAATAATAGGAATGATCTCTCCGATTGCACGCACATGGTCGATGAGTTCATCCATTGGGGCGCCCGCGAGTGCTGCCAGACTGAGCAGCGCTGCGTGATAGCCGAGGTCGTGAGCCGTTTGCGTCTCACGGACGGCCTGCTGCGTCTTCCCGCAGACGCCAGCTACACGAATCGCATCTTTCGACCGAAGCTCTTCAGCAGCGAGCGCAAGCACGGGCTCATACAGCCCGATGCGAGGGTCGCGAATCTCGAATTGCGTCGTATGAACGCCGACCGCGACGCCGTCTGCTCCAGCAGCCATGTAGTAACGTGTCAGGGCACGTTGGCGCCGCTCATCAAGTTTCCGCTCACCAGTGAGTGCAAGTGGATGGGCCGGAATGACAGTCCCAGCATGAAAGGCTGCTCGCCAATTGAAATTAGAAAGTGCCATCACGTCTCTCAAATTTGGTGGGTTTG
This is a stretch of genomic DNA from Edaphobacter acidisoli. It encodes these proteins:
- a CDS encoding SLC5 family protein, which produces MFGTLLNKLLFSAYLLVNVLIGLLAARRATNGSRGYFLAGESLPWYAIGGSIIAANISTEHFIGMVGAAYAAGFVVAQWEWGNWFTLSVLLWIFLPYYLRGGIYTMPEFLERRYNKTCRYIFAIASLVLWIVAQMSVVMLAGAKALEGMFGIDPLYSILGLALLAGSYTIYGGLASVAWTDFLQFLVLMTGGAIVAITGLVRTGGVLALMHAEPYKFKIIYPLNDPTYPWFGVFTLFLSIGIWYNCTNQFIVQRCLGARTEWDARMGVIFAGFMKILLPFLVVVPGIVAFKLFPSLPDPDLAYPTLVKTLVPAGLAGIVMAGIASALLSHLSSVVNSSSTIFTIDLYHPLLRPRATDLHLVKVGRWSSFVILILAVLLSLWLARGKYGVFLLIQNVGAWVAAPISVVFLLGALWRRASAAAATFILLFGFPYTAFVQYVLFRYVSILRPYDNFLNRTFLVWITCLILMVFVSLVTTAPSAEVVDKIVWSKSFLRLPQAERARSIGFSSPLLWWSALVCLALALYAYMIWFQFWGPLVKHG
- a CDS encoding dihydrodipicolinate synthase family protein yields the protein MALSNFNWRAAFHAGTVIPAHPLALTGERKLDERRQRALTRYYMAAGADGVAVGVHTTQFEIRDPRIGLYEPVLALAAEELRSKDAIRVAGVCGKTQQAVRETQTAHDLGYHAALLSLAALAGAPMDELIDHVRAIGEIIPIIGFYLQPAVGGQHLPLKFWRAFASVESVVGIKIAPFNRYATQDVLRGVAESGRAEEIALYTGNDDHIVIDLLSRFRFNNKSLQIRGGLLGHWAVWTARAVELYRELRKVAESSGSIDPKWLLLNAEVTDMNAVLFDAANNFHGCIPGINEVLHRQGLLAGRWCLNPEEDLSPGQAKELDRVIQTYPHLIDDAFVQENIDAWLS